The genomic interval AACCTGGGCTTCACCGAGCGCGATTCGCCGAAGACAGTGGAGCATGATCGAGAGGCCTTTCTACGCAAGCTTGGGGTGGAAGCGCCGGTGTTCAAGCTCATCACGCTGCGTCAAATCCATTCAGACATTATTCATGTCGTCGAAGATGCGTCGTCGGACGTCCTGACCGGAGATGGACTGGTTACCAATACCACAGGTCTGCTTCTTGGTATTCAGACCGCCGATTGTCTTCCAGTCCTGTTAGTGGACACCAAGCGACGAGTGGTAGGCGCTTTTCATGCCGGCTGGCGTGGCACCCTCGCCCGCATCGTTAAAAAAGGTGTAGGCGACATGCAGCGTCACTTCGGCACTTCCCCGCGTGACCTGAAAGCAGCCATCGGCCCCGGAATTCACGCCTGTTGTTATGAGGTCGGGCAAGAACTGCGGGAGAAATTTCATTCACAGTTTTCATACGCTGACGATCTGTTTCGCGAGTTGCGCGATTCTGATCCGGTGCGCGAAAAATATCCTCTGCTATTCATGAATGCTCGGGCGCCAGGCCACGGCCCGGACATCCCCAAGATATTTCTCGACCTGGTCGCCGCCAATACTCGACAACTACTCGACGCAGGTTTATTAGCGAAGAACATTCAAAGTTCACCGCTGTGCACCTCGTGCCGAACGGACCTTTTGTTCTCCTATCGAGCGGAAAAGGGAAGCACCGGCAGATTAATGGCAGTTATCGGACTGCGGCCGTAAACACCTACTCAGGCGTGTGCCTGTTAGAGGCCGGCTCTCGCCAATTCCACCGCCTTTAGCAGCGCTTGCGCCTTGTTGGAGGATTCCTCGAACTCGCTTTGCGGGTCGGAGTCCGCGACGATACCCGCGCCGGCT from Terriglobales bacterium carries:
- the pgeF gene encoding peptidoglycan editing factor PgeF, whose amino-acid sequence is MPSAKTRPSKKSRTPKSKLQVLQSDILKLPWLVHGFSTRTGGSSTNYGGGALNLGFTERDSPKTVEHDREAFLRKLGVEAPVFKLITLRQIHSDIIHVVEDASSDVLTGDGLVTNTTGLLLGIQTADCLPVLLVDTKRRVVGAFHAGWRGTLARIVKKGVGDMQRHFGTSPRDLKAAIGPGIHACCYEVGQELREKFHSQFSYADDLFRELRDSDPVREKYPLLFMNARAPGHGPDIPKIFLDLVAANTRQLLDAGLLAKNIQSSPLCTSCRTDLLFSYRAEKGSTGRLMAVIGLRP